In Herbaspirillum seropedicae, a single window of DNA contains:
- a CDS encoding efflux transporter outer membrane subunit: MLPAFTRVALAAALVLAVGGCAMREVQTDPILEMQVPDKWGGGASADVAHAEQLWPDTDWWKQFGSNELSELVEQGQRNNYEIAAAYSRVKQAEAQARIAGAPLLPSAGINAGAAREIPISGGTPTNTANASLQVSYEIDFWGKNRAGVEAAEATLRANRYDRETVALTVTSGIVSTYLQVLSLRDRLAIARQNVQNAERVLRLVEAQSRAGSASPLDLARQRSALANQRQLIPDLQQQEQDAQTALAILLGRPPQNFKVEEKGLARIQMPRISAGLPSELLTRRPDIRRAEASLAAANANVAVARAALFPSITLTGSTGAQSSALLSLFDGPNLFANLGAGLIAPIFDGGKLRGQRDLAIAQKEELVQVYRQRVITSLSEVEKALGAIRSLEERYRLKVGEVDQARFAFELAEIRYRAGAEDLLVVLDTQRTLSEAQNQLGQIKLQRLQATVSLYKALGGGWQDSQAPGDSGTSSVS; the protein is encoded by the coding sequence ATGTTGCCCGCGTTCACCCGCGTGGCGCTGGCGGCCGCGCTGGTGCTGGCCGTCGGCGGTTGCGCCATGCGCGAAGTGCAGACCGATCCCATCCTGGAAATGCAGGTGCCCGACAAATGGGGCGGCGGCGCCTCGGCCGATGTCGCCCACGCCGAGCAGCTCTGGCCCGATACCGACTGGTGGAAGCAGTTTGGCAGCAATGAACTGTCTGAATTGGTGGAGCAAGGGCAGCGCAACAACTACGAGATCGCCGCCGCCTATTCACGCGTGAAGCAGGCCGAAGCCCAGGCCCGCATCGCCGGTGCGCCGCTCTTGCCCAGCGCCGGCATCAATGCTGGCGCTGCACGCGAGATTCCCATCTCCGGTGGCACGCCCACCAACACGGCCAACGCCAGCCTGCAGGTCAGCTACGAGATCGATTTCTGGGGCAAGAACCGGGCCGGCGTCGAGGCTGCCGAGGCCACTTTGCGCGCCAACCGCTACGACCGCGAGACGGTCGCCCTGACGGTCACCAGCGGCATCGTCTCCACCTATCTGCAGGTGCTGTCGCTGCGCGACCGTCTGGCCATTGCGCGCCAGAACGTCCAGAATGCCGAGCGCGTCTTGCGCCTGGTCGAGGCGCAAAGCCGCGCCGGTTCGGCTTCGCCGCTGGACCTGGCGCGGCAGCGGTCGGCCCTGGCCAACCAGCGCCAGCTCATCCCCGACCTGCAGCAGCAGGAACAGGACGCCCAGACGGCGCTGGCCATCCTGCTGGGCCGCCCGCCGCAGAATTTCAAGGTGGAAGAAAAAGGCCTGGCGCGCATCCAGATGCCGCGCATCTCCGCCGGCCTGCCCTCGGAACTGCTGACCCGCCGCCCGGATATCCGTCGCGCCGAAGCCAGCCTGGCGGCCGCCAATGCCAACGTGGCCGTGGCGCGCGCAGCACTCTTCCCCAGCATCACCCTGACCGGTTCCACCGGCGCACAGAGCAGCGCCTTGCTGTCGCTGTTCGACGGTCCCAACCTGTTCGCCAACCTGGGCGCGGGATTGATCGCTCCCATCTTCGACGGCGGCAAGCTGCGCGGCCAGCGTGACCTGGCCATCGCGCAGAAGGAAGAGCTGGTGCAGGTCTACCGGCAGCGCGTCATCACGTCGCTCTCCGAAGTGGAAAAGGCGCTCGGTGCGATCCGTAGCCTGGAAGAGCGTTACCGCCTGAAGGTAGGTGAAGTGGACCAGGCCCGTTTCGCCTTCGAGCTGGCCGAGATCCGCTATCGCGCCGGGGCCGAGGACCTGCTGGTGGTGCTGGACACCCAGCGCACTCTCTCCGAAGCCCAGAACCAGTTGGGCCAGATCAAGCTGCAGCGCCTGCAGGCCACCGTCTCGCTGTACAAGGCGCTGGGTGGCGGCTGGCAGGATAGCCAGGCGCCGGGCGATTCGGGCACCAGCAGCGTTTCCTGA
- a CDS encoding GntR family transcriptional regulator, translating into MDPTLIADLSTMRKIQHATLSERVYQDLCELIQAGQVRPGQKLTLKGLADALGTSPMPVREAVRQLAAEGALEILPNRAMRVPLMTKGKFRELLKIRLALEGLAIEHAARHIDAVGLEQVARLHDTLSVEMKRKRPNVDLVIRLNKQLHFAAYQGSGMPTLVDLIAGLWLQVGPVINLDLRAGSRRLAEAPALVHHARLLEGLRAGSPEKARAGLEGDLLSAAEMILAGDGLPD; encoded by the coding sequence ATGGACCCGACCCTCATCGCCGACCTTTCCACCATGCGCAAGATCCAGCACGCCACGCTGTCCGAGCGGGTGTATCAGGACCTGTGCGAGCTGATCCAGGCGGGGCAGGTGCGGCCCGGTCAGAAGCTCACGCTCAAGGGCCTGGCCGATGCACTGGGCACCAGTCCGATGCCGGTGCGCGAAGCAGTGCGCCAGCTGGCCGCCGAGGGCGCGCTGGAAATCCTGCCCAACCGCGCCATGCGGGTGCCGCTCATGACCAAGGGCAAGTTTCGTGAATTGCTGAAGATCAGATTGGCGCTGGAGGGCTTGGCCATCGAACATGCCGCCCGCCATATCGATGCGGTGGGACTGGAGCAAGTGGCGCGTCTGCATGACACCCTGTCGGTCGAGATGAAGCGCAAGAGGCCCAATGTGGACCTGGTCATCCGCCTGAACAAGCAATTGCATTTTGCCGCCTATCAGGGGTCGGGCATGCCGACCCTGGTGGACCTGATCGCCGGGTTGTGGCTGCAGGTCGGGCCGGTGATCAACCTCGACCTGCGCGCCGGTTCGCGGCGCCTGGCCGAAGCGCCGGCGCTGGTTCACCATGCGCGGCTGCTGGAGGGCTTGCGCGCGGGCTCGCCAGAAAAAGCCCGCGCCGGGCTGGAAGGCGACTTGCTCAGCGCCGCCGAGATGATCCTGGCCGGCGACGGCCTGCCCGACTGA
- a CDS encoding ABC transporter transmembrane domain-containing protein has protein sequence MSSTPSSSPLPAQAGHPADDHAADSPTARKSALAALRGLLPFLAPYKKQFLLAGLALVVAAAATLAVPYAFKQMIDLGFGAAGSKSASHINLYFLALFGVACILGVATALRFYMVSWLGERVTADLRSAVYAHVVTQSPEFFETTKTGEVLSRLTTDTTLIQTLVGTSISMALRNALLFIGGMSMLFFTSARLTSIIIVMLAAVVLPIVFYGRRVRKLSRASQDRVADASAMAGEILNAMPTVQAFTHEEIEARRFAQSVERAFGTAMERVRARSLLTVVAILLVFGAIVFVLWLGAHAVMEGSMSGGELGQFILYASLVAGSLGALSEVMGDTQRAAGATERLLDLLAAHSPVQSVLLPEKLPPRTANGAALTVQGVDFHYPSRPGHPSLTQLSLTVQPGETVAIVGPSGAGKTTLFQLLLRFYDPQQGQILLDGVDIRYLDLQALRGAIGIVPQDTVIFSANAMENIRFGRPEASDAEVIAAAQMAAAHEFIERLPGSYACFLGERGVRLSGGQRQRIAIARALLKNPPLLLLDEATSALDAESERLVQGALEAAMVGRTTLVIAHRLATVQRADRIIVLEHGRIVESGTHAELVARDGLYAGLAALQFQTQ, from the coding sequence ATGTCTTCCACGCCCAGTTCCTCACCCTTGCCTGCCCAGGCAGGCCACCCTGCCGACGACCACGCCGCGGACTCCCCCACCGCCCGCAAATCGGCCCTGGCGGCGCTGCGCGGCCTGCTGCCTTTCCTGGCGCCCTACAAGAAGCAGTTCCTGCTGGCCGGCCTGGCACTGGTGGTGGCGGCCGCCGCCACGCTGGCCGTTCCCTATGCCTTCAAGCAGATGATCGACCTGGGCTTTGGCGCGGCCGGCAGCAAGAGCGCCAGCCACATCAACCTGTACTTCCTGGCGCTGTTCGGCGTGGCCTGCATCCTGGGCGTGGCCACGGCGCTGCGCTTCTACATGGTGTCGTGGCTGGGCGAACGCGTCACGGCCGACCTGCGCAGCGCCGTCTATGCGCACGTGGTCACGCAGAGCCCCGAGTTCTTCGAGACTACCAAGACCGGCGAAGTACTCTCGCGCCTGACCACCGACACCACCCTCATCCAGACCCTGGTGGGCACCAGCATTTCCATGGCCCTGCGCAATGCGCTGCTGTTCATCGGCGGCATGAGCATGCTCTTCTTTACCAGCGCCAGGCTGACCTCGATCATCATCGTCATGCTGGCGGCGGTGGTGCTGCCCATCGTCTTCTACGGCCGCCGCGTGCGCAAGCTCTCGCGCGCTTCCCAGGACCGCGTGGCCGACGCCTCGGCCATGGCCGGCGAAATCCTCAACGCCATGCCGACCGTGCAAGCCTTCACCCATGAAGAGATCGAGGCGCGCCGCTTCGCCCAGTCGGTCGAGCGTGCCTTCGGGACAGCGATGGAACGCGTGCGCGCGCGCTCGCTGCTGACGGTGGTGGCCATCCTGCTGGTGTTCGGCGCGATTGTCTTCGTGCTCTGGCTGGGTGCGCACGCGGTGATGGAGGGCAGCATGAGTGGCGGCGAACTGGGCCAGTTCATCCTCTACGCCTCGCTGGTAGCGGGCTCGCTGGGAGCACTCTCGGAAGTGATGGGCGATACCCAGCGCGCAGCCGGCGCCACCGAGCGCCTGCTCGATCTGCTGGCGGCGCACTCGCCGGTGCAGTCGGTACTGCTGCCCGAAAAGCTGCCGCCGCGTACCGCCAACGGCGCCGCGCTGACGGTGCAGGGGGTGGACTTCCACTATCCCTCGCGTCCCGGCCATCCCTCGCTGACGCAACTGTCGCTGACAGTGCAGCCGGGCGAGACGGTCGCCATCGTCGGGCCCTCCGGGGCGGGCAAGACCACGCTGTTCCAGCTGCTGCTGCGCTTCTATGATCCGCAGCAGGGCCAGATCCTCCTCGATGGCGTCGATATCCGCTACCTGGACTTGCAGGCCCTGCGCGGCGCCATCGGCATCGTGCCACAGGATACGGTGATCTTCTCGGCCAATGCCATGGAAAACATCCGCTTCGGACGCCCTGAGGCCAGCGACGCCGAGGTCATCGCCGCCGCCCAGATGGCCGCCGCGCACGAGTTCATCGAACGCCTGCCCGGCAGCTATGCCTGTTTCCTGGGCGAGCGCGGCGTGCGCCTCTCCGGTGGCCAGCGCCAGCGCATCGCCATTGCCCGCGCATTGTTGAAGAATCCGCCGCTGCTGTTGCTGGACGAAGCCACCAGCGCCCTGGACGCCGAATCCGAACGACTGGTGCAAGGCGCTCTGGAAGCGGCCATGGTGGGCCGCACCACCCTGGTCATCGCGCACCGTCTGGCGACGGTGCAGCGGGCTGATCGCATCATCGTGCTGGAGCATGGCCGCATCGTCGAGAGCGGCACCCATGCCGAGCTGGTGGCGCGCGACGGCCTCTATGCCGGACTGGCGGCGCTGCAGTTCCAGACGCAATGA
- a CDS encoding thymidylate synthase — translation MKQYQDLIQDVLENGSWQDNRTGIRTLSIPGAMMRFDLQKGFPAVTTKRLAFKSVVGELCGFLRATRSAADFRALGCKVWDQNANENADWLANPFRSGADDLGPVYGVQWRQWPAYKLIDAAHTTQIEAARSKGFAIVSSLQDEGVEKVLLYKAVDQLRECLDTIVNNPGSRRILFHGWNCAVLDEVALPACHLLYQFLPNQSTGEISLCLYVRSNDIGLGTPFNLAEGAALLHLVARLTGYKPRWFSYFVGDAHIYENHIDMVKEQLTRAPYPLPQLEIADRVPEFARTGRYEPQWLELVEPSDFSLVNYQHHAPLTAPMAV, via the coding sequence ATGAAACAATATCAAGACCTGATCCAGGACGTGCTCGAGAACGGCTCCTGGCAAGACAACCGCACCGGCATCCGCACCCTGAGCATCCCCGGCGCGATGATGCGCTTCGACCTGCAGAAGGGTTTTCCGGCGGTGACCACCAAGCGCCTGGCCTTCAAGTCGGTGGTGGGCGAGCTGTGCGGCTTCCTGCGCGCCACCCGCAGCGCGGCTGACTTCCGCGCGCTGGGCTGCAAGGTCTGGGACCAGAACGCCAATGAAAACGCCGACTGGCTGGCCAATCCCTTCCGCAGCGGCGCCGATGACCTGGGTCCGGTCTACGGTGTGCAATGGCGTCAATGGCCGGCCTACAAGCTGATCGACGCGGCCCACACTACGCAGATCGAGGCCGCCCGCAGCAAGGGCTTTGCCATCGTGTCGTCGCTGCAGGATGAGGGCGTGGAGAAGGTATTGCTCTACAAGGCCGTAGACCAGTTGCGCGAATGCCTGGACACCATCGTCAACAATCCCGGCAGCCGCCGCATCCTCTTCCATGGCTGGAACTGCGCCGTGCTCGACGAAGTCGCCCTGCCGGCCTGCCATCTGCTGTACCAGTTCCTGCCCAACCAGAGCACCGGCGAGATCTCGCTCTGCCTGTACGTGCGCAGCAATGACATCGGCCTGGGCACGCCCTTCAACCTGGCCGAAGGCGCGGCGCTGCTGCACCTGGTGGCGCGCCTGACCGGTTACAAGCCGCGCTGGTTCAGCTACTTCGTGGGTGACGCCCATATCTACGAAAACCATATCGACATGGTCAAGGAGCAGCTGACGCGCGCGCCCTACCCGCTGCCGCAACTGGAGATCGCCGACCGCGTGCCCGAATTCGCCCGCACCGGGCGCTACGAGCCGCAGTGGCTGGAACTGGTCGAGCCATCCGACTTCTCGCTGGTGAACTACCAGCACCATGCACCGCTGACCGCGCCCATGGCGGTCTGA
- a CDS encoding NAD(P)H-dependent flavin oxidoreductase — MHTPTPLMQRLGLAHPIIQAPMAGSSTVVMAAAASNAGALGSLALGASNAEQAREALAQLHALTEKPYNINVFCHQPAVLDSERDRAWLAHLQPLLDEFGGRIAAPLKEIYQSFNADTQMQQVVLEHAPAVVSFHFGLPPADVIGALRQAGILLMATATNLDEARQIEAAGLDAIVAQGFEAGGHRGIFDPTKDEQIGSFALLRLLVQHTRLPVIAAGGIMDGHGIAAALQLGAQAVQMGTAFLLTRESNANASYRALLKSPRAQHTRVTAAISGRPARGIVNRFMEEIDTPAAPPIPAYPAAYDAGKQLHALAAARDVHEFGAHWAGQGAALIRDGYTVAELVHLLVQEWQAQQA; from the coding sequence ATGCACACTCCCACCCCACTGATGCAACGACTGGGCCTGGCCCATCCCATCATCCAGGCACCGATGGCGGGCAGCTCCACCGTGGTCATGGCTGCCGCCGCCTCCAATGCGGGCGCGCTGGGTTCGCTGGCGCTGGGCGCGTCCAATGCCGAGCAAGCCCGCGAGGCGCTGGCGCAATTGCATGCGCTGACCGAAAAACCCTATAACATCAATGTCTTCTGTCACCAGCCCGCCGTGCTGGACAGCGAGCGCGATCGCGCCTGGCTGGCCCATCTGCAACCGCTGCTGGACGAGTTCGGCGGTCGTATCGCCGCGCCTTTGAAGGAGATCTACCAAAGCTTCAACGCCGACACCCAGATGCAACAGGTGGTGCTGGAACATGCGCCTGCCGTGGTCAGCTTCCACTTCGGTCTGCCGCCTGCTGACGTGATCGGCGCGCTCAGGCAGGCCGGTATATTGCTGATGGCCACCGCGACCAATCTGGATGAAGCGCGCCAGATCGAGGCCGCCGGGCTGGACGCCATCGTCGCCCAAGGCTTCGAAGCGGGCGGTCATCGCGGCATCTTCGACCCAACCAAGGATGAACAGATCGGCAGCTTCGCGCTGCTGCGCCTGCTGGTGCAGCACACCCGGCTGCCGGTGATCGCGGCCGGCGGCATCATGGATGGCCACGGCATTGCGGCCGCGCTGCAGCTGGGCGCGCAGGCGGTGCAGATGGGCACCGCCTTCCTGTTGACGCGCGAATCGAACGCCAATGCGTCCTACCGCGCCCTGCTCAAGAGCCCGCGCGCGCAGCATACCCGCGTCACCGCAGCCATTTCGGGCCGGCCTGCGCGCGGCATCGTCAACCGCTTCATGGAAGAAATCGATACCCCCGCCGCGCCGCCGATCCCGGCCTACCCGGCCGCCTACGACGCTGGCAAGCAACTGCATGCGCTGGCCGCGGCCAGGGACGTGCATGAGTTCGGCGCGCACTGGGCCGGCCAGGGCGCGGCGCTCATCCGCGATGGCTATACGGTGGCGGAACTGGTGCACCTGCTGGTGCAGGAGTGGCAAGCCCAGCAGGCCTGA
- a CDS encoding DedA family protein yields MDILLFLVDFIVHIDRHLAELAASYGPWLFLILFLIIFCETGLVVTPILPGDSLLFVTGALAATGAYDINLMVLTLIVAAILGDSTNYQIGKMLGIKVFDKPNSRIFKKEYLDKTHAFFEKHGGKAIIIARFAPIVRTFAPFVAGVGAMTYTRFFLYNVVGGIAWVASFAYAGYFFGNMPIVKKNLSLLIVAIVILSILPGIIEYIRHKRRPG; encoded by the coding sequence ATGGATATTCTTCTGTTCCTGGTCGATTTCATCGTCCATATCGACCGTCACCTGGCCGAGCTGGCCGCTTCCTATGGACCCTGGCTGTTCCTGATCCTGTTCCTGATCATCTTCTGCGAAACCGGCCTGGTGGTCACGCCCATCCTGCCGGGCGACTCGCTGCTGTTCGTCACCGGTGCGCTGGCCGCCACCGGCGCCTACGATATCAACCTGATGGTGCTGACCCTGATCGTGGCCGCCATCCTGGGCGATAGCACCAACTACCAGATCGGCAAGATGCTGGGCATCAAGGTCTTCGACAAGCCCAATTCACGCATCTTCAAGAAGGAGTACCTGGACAAGACCCATGCCTTCTTCGAGAAGCACGGCGGCAAGGCCATCATCATTGCCCGCTTCGCCCCCATCGTGCGCACCTTTGCGCCCTTCGTTGCCGGTGTGGGCGCGATGACCTATACCCGCTTCTTCCTCTACAACGTCGTCGGCGGTATCGCCTGGGTCGCTAGCTTCGCGTATGCCGGCTATTTCTTCGGCAACATGCCCATCGTGAAGAAGAACCTGAGCCTCTTGATCGTGGCCATCGTGATCCTGTCCATCCTGCCGGGCATCATCGAATACATCCGCCACAAGCGTCGTCCGGGCTGA
- a CDS encoding NADH:flavin oxidoreductase/NADH oxidase, which translates to MSSHLFSPLPLRGVTLPNRIAVSPMCQYSAEDGFVNDWHLVHLGSRAVGGAGLVLMEATAVVAEGRISSADLGIWKDEHIAPLRRITRFIEQQGAVPGIQLAHAGRKSSILRPWDGPAGSVPPSAGGWTPQAPSALPFDDGYSTPQAMSVEQIGALVQAFADAAQRALAAGFKVIELHGAHGYLGHQFLSPLSNQRSDEYGGSFENRIRFLLEITRATRAVWPEELPLLVRLSATDWVDGGWTPEETVTLSQRLRELGVDLVDVSSGGNAPKAVIPVGPGYQTSFAARVKAEAGIASGAVGMITDAIQAEHILRTGQADLVLLARELLRDPYWPLHAAQQLREEVAWPPQYVRAASSKTPLRPEVQYGLKEQ; encoded by the coding sequence ATGAGTAGCCACCTGTTCTCGCCCCTGCCCCTGCGCGGCGTAACCCTGCCCAACCGCATCGCCGTTTCGCCGATGTGCCAGTATTCGGCCGAAGACGGCTTCGTCAACGATTGGCACCTGGTGCACCTGGGCAGCCGCGCCGTGGGCGGCGCCGGGCTGGTGCTCATGGAAGCCACCGCGGTGGTCGCCGAGGGCCGCATCAGCAGCGCCGACCTGGGCATCTGGAAGGATGAACACATCGCGCCGCTGCGCCGGATCACCCGCTTCATCGAGCAGCAAGGCGCGGTGCCCGGCATCCAGCTGGCCCATGCCGGCCGCAAGTCCAGCATCTTGCGCCCCTGGGACGGCCCCGCCGGCAGCGTGCCGCCCTCCGCCGGCGGCTGGACGCCGCAAGCGCCATCGGCACTGCCTTTCGACGATGGCTACAGCACGCCGCAGGCGATGAGCGTGGAACAGATCGGCGCCCTGGTGCAAGCCTTTGCCGACGCCGCCCAACGCGCCCTTGCCGCCGGCTTCAAGGTGATCGAACTGCACGGTGCGCACGGCTACCTGGGCCACCAGTTCCTCTCGCCGCTGAGCAACCAGCGCTCCGATGAGTATGGCGGCAGCTTCGAGAACCGCATCCGCTTCCTCCTGGAGATCACCCGCGCCACGCGCGCGGTCTGGCCTGAAGAACTGCCACTGCTGGTGCGCCTGTCGGCCACCGACTGGGTCGACGGCGGCTGGACGCCCGAGGAAACCGTCACGCTCTCGCAGCGCCTGCGCGAGTTGGGAGTGGACCTGGTGGATGTCTCCAGCGGCGGCAATGCCCCCAAGGCCGTCATTCCGGTCGGCCCCGGCTACCAGACCAGCTTTGCCGCCCGCGTGAAGGCCGAGGCCGGCATCGCCAGCGGCGCGGTGGGCATGATCACCGACGCCATCCAGGCCGAACACATCCTGCGCACCGGTCAGGCCGACCTGGTGCTACTGGCGCGCGAACTGCTGCGCGATCCGTACTGGCCGTTGCATGCCGCGCAGCAATTGCGCGAAGAGGTGGCCTGGCCGCCGCAATATGTACGGGCGGCGTCCAGCAAGACGCCGTTGCGGCCGGAGGTGCAATACGGTTTGAAGGAACAATGA
- a CDS encoding SDR family oxidoreductase: MDLNLKDQKVIVTAGAQGIGLAITAAFVEAGAHVHICDVSEDFLASARARFGHAPVSYSRTDVSSEREVDAMFADLAQRWSGRLDVLINNAGIAGPTSPVEEVALSDWDQTLAVNLTGPFLCTRRAVPLLKKNGGGAIVNISSVAGRLGFALRTPYSASKYGVIGLTETWAIELGPSHIRVNAVLPGIVEGARQERIVAAKAAAYGIGHEEMRQRLLSRVSLRKMVTAEDIANQVIFLCSPAGASISGQSLSVCGNVEVLG, translated from the coding sequence ATGGACCTGAATCTGAAAGACCAGAAAGTCATCGTCACCGCCGGCGCCCAAGGTATCGGCCTGGCCATCACGGCCGCCTTCGTGGAGGCCGGCGCACACGTCCACATCTGTGACGTCAGCGAGGACTTCCTCGCCAGCGCACGCGCACGCTTCGGCCACGCCCCGGTCAGCTACAGCCGCACCGACGTCAGCAGCGAGCGCGAGGTCGACGCCATGTTCGCCGACCTCGCGCAGCGCTGGAGCGGCAGGCTGGACGTGCTGATCAACAATGCCGGCATCGCCGGCCCCACCTCGCCGGTGGAAGAAGTGGCACTGTCCGACTGGGACCAGACCCTTGCCGTCAACCTCACCGGCCCCTTCCTCTGCACCCGCCGCGCCGTGCCCCTGCTCAAGAAGAACGGCGGCGGCGCCATCGTCAACATCTCCTCGGTGGCGGGCCGGCTGGGCTTTGCGCTGCGCACGCCCTATTCGGCTTCCAAGTATGGCGTCATCGGACTGACCGAGACCTGGGCTATCGAACTGGGGCCGTCCCACATCCGCGTCAACGCCGTGCTGCCGGGCATCGTCGAGGGCGCGCGGCAGGAACGCATCGTCGCCGCCAAGGCGGCCGCCTATGGCATCGGGCATGAAGAGATGCGCCAGCGCTTGCTGTCCAGGGTCTCGCTGCGCAAGATGGTCACGGCCGAGGACATCGCCAACCAGGTCATCTTCCTCTGTTCCCCTGCAGGCGCGAGCATCAGCGGTCAAAGCCTGTCGGTGTGCGGCAATGTCGAAGTGCTGGGGTGA
- a CDS encoding efflux RND transporter periplasmic adaptor subunit, with translation MTEPHDPLPHIVPTTHAPTRQKAWWSSVALVIVLGGGYWLYSRQQPPPPAPKPIPVKLETVTVERADLEQVVNATGNVVAQDYVDVGSKVAGQISDVDVVVGETVKAGKLLATVAPAVQSSRIENNRATLARLKAELAGQNAQLDFAQLQFQRQTQLKAENATREESYESSRMNMYAAAARVDATNAQIQQTEAAIREDEAVQKQTRIEAPVSGTIVTLNARPGQMVAANQEALMRIADLSRMTVQVPVAEEDVTRLQKGMTAYFTTPGYPGKRWSGKLRQIMLLPTDDSGRQGKKAFYTVFFDVANPSRELMSGMSADVYFVLARAEHVPTIPRTLVTKPGMDGTQTVKVVLADGKLETRKIKIGIRDNERAQVLSGLKEGEQVLLPANPAASTVAPAARQ, from the coding sequence ATGACCGAGCCGCACGACCCGCTTCCCCATATCGTCCCCACCACGCATGCCCCGACCCGACAGAAGGCCTGGTGGAGCAGCGTGGCCCTGGTGATCGTGCTGGGTGGCGGTTACTGGCTGTATTCGCGGCAGCAACCGCCGCCGCCCGCGCCCAAGCCGATTCCGGTCAAGCTGGAGACGGTGACCGTGGAGCGCGCCGACCTGGAGCAGGTCGTCAACGCCACCGGTAATGTGGTGGCCCAGGATTATGTGGATGTGGGGTCAAAGGTGGCCGGGCAGATTTCCGACGTGGACGTAGTCGTGGGCGAGACCGTCAAGGCGGGCAAGCTCCTGGCCACCGTTGCTCCGGCGGTGCAGAGCAGCCGCATCGAGAACAACCGCGCCACGCTGGCGCGCCTGAAGGCCGAGCTGGCCGGGCAGAATGCCCAGCTCGATTTCGCCCAGCTGCAATTCCAGCGCCAGACCCAGTTGAAGGCCGAGAACGCCACCCGCGAAGAATCCTATGAGTCCAGCCGCATGAACATGTATGCGGCAGCGGCCAGAGTGGACGCCACCAATGCCCAGATCCAGCAGACCGAAGCAGCCATCCGCGAGGACGAGGCGGTGCAGAAGCAGACCCGCATCGAAGCGCCGGTCAGCGGCACCATCGTGACCCTGAATGCGCGTCCCGGCCAGATGGTGGCCGCCAACCAGGAAGCCCTCATGCGCATCGCCGATCTGTCGCGCATGACCGTGCAGGTGCCGGTGGCCGAGGAAGACGTGACCCGGCTGCAGAAGGGCATGACAGCCTATTTCACCACCCCTGGCTATCCCGGCAAGCGCTGGAGCGGCAAGCTGCGCCAGATCATGCTGCTGCCCACCGACGACTCCGGTCGCCAGGGCAAGAAGGCCTTCTACACGGTGTTCTTCGACGTGGCCAACCCCAGCCGTGAATTGATGAGCGGCATGAGCGCCGATGTCTATTTCGTGCTGGCGCGCGCCGAGCATGTGCCGACCATTCCGCGCACGCTGGTGACCAAGCCGGGCATGGATGGCACCCAGACCGTGAAGGTAGTGCTCGCCGATGGCAAGCTGGAAACCCGCAAGATCAAGATCGGCATCCGCGATAACGAGCGCGCCCAGGTCTTGTCGGGCCTGAAGGAAGGCGAGCAGGTGCTGCTGCCGGCCAACCCGGCGGCCAGCACGGTTGCGCCCGCTGCGCGCCAGTGA
- a CDS encoding 3-keto-5-aminohexanoate cleavage protein, translated as MAQPRKVIITCAVTGAIHTPSMSPYLPVTPEQIRDEALAAAEAGAAIVHLHARDPGNGKPTQDPDAFRKFLPQIKARSNVVINLTTGGAPTMGVEERLQPALQLKPEVASLNMGSMNFGLYEMLNRFKDFKYDWEQPYLAGSDDRIFRNTFKDIAYILESCSANQTRFEIECYDIGHLYTAAHFIDRGLIKPPFLIQSVFGLRGGIGNDVEDVMHMKRTADRLFGQDYFWSVLGAGRGQIPIATMAAAMGGHTRVGLEDSLWDGPGKLARSNADQVRRIRTVIEALSLEVASPEDARAMLKLKGGDQVGF; from the coding sequence ATGGCCCAGCCGCGAAAAGTCATCATCACCTGCGCCGTCACCGGCGCCATCCATACGCCCTCGATGTCCCCCTATCTGCCGGTGACACCCGAGCAGATCCGCGACGAAGCCCTGGCCGCCGCCGAAGCCGGGGCGGCCATCGTCCACCTGCATGCGCGCGATCCCGGCAACGGCAAACCCACGCAGGACCCGGACGCGTTCCGCAAGTTCCTGCCGCAGATCAAGGCCCGCTCCAACGTGGTGATCAATCTCACCACCGGCGGCGCGCCCACCATGGGCGTGGAAGAACGCCTGCAACCGGCCTTGCAGTTGAAGCCCGAGGTGGCGTCGCTGAACATGGGCTCGATGAACTTCGGGCTGTATGAAATGCTCAACCGCTTCAAGGACTTCAAGTACGACTGGGAACAGCCCTACCTGGCCGGCTCGGACGACCGCATCTTCCGCAACACCTTCAAGGACATCGCCTACATCCTGGAATCCTGCAGCGCCAACCAGACCCGCTTCGAGATCGAGTGCTACGACATCGGCCATCTCTACACGGCGGCGCATTTCATCGATCGCGGGCTGATCAAGCCGCCCTTCCTGATCCAGTCGGTGTTCGGCCTGCGCGGCGGCATCGGCAATGATGTGGAAGACGTCATGCACATGAAGCGCACCGCCGACCGCCTGTTTGGCCAGGACTACTTCTGGTCGGTACTGGGCGCCGGGCGCGGCCAGATTCCGATTGCCACGATGGCCGCCGCCATGGGCGGACATACCCGCGTGGGGCTGGAGGATTCGCTCTGGGACGGCCCCGGCAAGCTGGCCAGGAGCAATGCCGACCAGGTGCGCCGCATCCGCACCGTGATCGAAGCGCTCTCGCTGGAAGTGGCCAGCCCCGAGGACGCCCGCGCCATGCTCAAGCTCAAGGGCGGCGACCAGGTCGGTTTCTGA